A genome region from Pygocentrus nattereri isolate fPygNat1 chromosome 10, fPygNat1.pri, whole genome shotgun sequence includes the following:
- the wars1 gene encoding tryptophan--tRNA ligase, cytoplasmic codes for MADCQEDGSPDLTPMELYEMLSAQGEKVRGLKSEKAAKTEIDAAVQLLLKLKIDYKKITGQDYKAGCPPTDIIVSNSNGPAVEDGNDQVDPWNVSTTSARGVDYDKLIVRFGSSKIDQQLIDRIGRLTGQIPHRFLRRGVFFSHRDMHQVLDAYESKKSFFLYTGRGPSSQAMHVGHLIPFIFTKWLQDMFDVPLVIQLTDDEKYLWKDLTQEECHRYAVENAKDIIACGFDVNKTFIFSDLDYLGTSPSFYKNVVKIQKHVTFNQVKGIFGFTDSDCIGKISFPAIQAAPSFSSSFPQIFNNRKDLQCLIPCAIDQDPYFRMTRDVAPRIGYLKPALLHSTFFPALQGAQTKMSASDPNSSIFLTDTPKQIKNKINKHAFSGGKDTIEEHRNYGGNPDVDVSFMYLTFFLEDDEELEKIRQDYTSGALLTGELKKRLIEILQPLIADHQNRRKQVTDETVMQFMTPRKLDFHF; via the exons ATGGCAGACTGTCAGGAAGATGGGTCGCCTGATCTGACTCCCATGGAACTTTACGAGATGCTCAGTGCACAAGGAGAGAAGGTCCGAGGCCTGAAATCAGAGAAGGCTGCAAAG ACCGAGATTGATGCTGCTGTACAGTTGCTGCTGAAGCTGAAAATAGATTACAAAAAAATCACAGGTCAGGATTACAAAGCTGGTTGTCCACCGACTGACATCATAGTTTCAAATAGTAACGGACCTGCTGTAGAGGATGGGAATGATCAGGTGGACCCCTGGAACGTCTCTACCACCAGTGCCAGAGGAGTGGATTACGACAAGCTTATTG TGAGATTTGGAAGCAGTAAGATTGACCAACAATTGATTGACAGAATTGGCAGACTTACTGGTCAGATACCACACCGTTTCCTCCGCCGAGGAGTCTTCTTCTCACATAG AGACATGCATCAAGTCTTAGATGCCTACGAGAGCAAGAAGTCCTTCTTTCTTTACACAGGCAGAGGGCCTTCATCACAAGCCATGCATGTTGGCCATCTTATCCCCTTTATCTTCACCAA ATGGCTTCAGGACATGTTTGATGTACCTCTGGTCATTCAGTTGACTGATGATGAGAAGTATCTATGGAAGGATCTGACGCAGGAGGAGTGTCATCGTTATGCGGTGGAGAATGCTAAAGACATAATTGCTTGTGGATTTGATGTCAACAAGACATTCATCTTTTCTGACCTAGACTATTTGGG CACGAGTCCATCATTCTATAAAAATGTCGTGAAAATACAGAAGCATGTAACATTTAACCAAGTTAAAGGCATCTTTGGATTCACAGATAGCGACTGCATTG GAAAGATCAGTTTCCCAGCAATACAAGCAGCCCCTTCCTTCAGCAGTTCGTTCCCACAGATCTTCAACAACAGAAAAGATTTGCAGTGTCTTATCCCCTGTGCAATTGACCAG GACCCCTATTTCCGCATGACACGAGATGTAGCTCCTCGAATAGGCTACCTCAAACCTGCTCTGCTACACTCCACCTTTTTCCCTGCTTTGCAAGGAGCTCAGACCAAGATGAGTGCCAGCGATCCTAACTCCTCCATCTTCCTGACAGACACaccaaaacagataaaaaacaAG ATCAATAAGCACGCATTCTCTGGTGGAAAGGACACTATAGAGGAACACAGGAACTATGGAGGAAACCCAGATGTAGATGTGTCATTCATGTACCTGACCTTCTTCCTTGAGGACGATGAGGAGCTGGAGAAAATTAGACAG gATTATACCAGTGGAGCACTTCTGACCGGTGAACTAAAGAAGCGTCTGATTGAGATCCTTCAGCCTCTGAtcgcagaccaccaaaacagacGCAAGCAAGTTACGGATGAGACTGTCATGCAGTTTATGACCCCACGGAAGCTAGACTTCCACTTCTAG